In Brevibacillus marinus, the genomic window TATCTGCAGATTCATCTTGTGTTGACCGGTGCGGATCGAGTGCTGCCACAGTCCGGTATAGGCGGACACACTCAGCACGGTCTCGTCTTGCAGCCGCTCCACCTGTCGGGCACGGAGATATTGTAAAACCGCGAAAACTTTACCTTCCTGTTGATCATCACCCAGTGTATCATTGTATATTCCGCGAATACAAGTACTAAATTGCGGAATTGCCGTTTGTCCGGCCAACGTCTCCGTGACCTGCTGATACAAATGTTCCAGATCCGCAAGAGCAGTACGCTCACCTGACAGTTTGACCAGCAAAAACGTTCGGATCCCGGAATCCTGCGGTACACCGACGAATCGCAGCTGCAGGTTTGCTTTCCCAAAAGCACCCTGCGTTTGCATCGTATACGTTCCTTTGTCCTGTTTCAGCTCCTCTGCCGCCGGCAGCTGCAACAGGCTGCTCCATGTCTCGGCTTTCGTGCGCAGGTATTTGGCAGCAGGCAAAACGTCACCCTCGATGGTCGCACGCAGTTCGATCTGGTCTACCTGTGCCCCGGATGCCTCCAGCGACTCAAGCAGCGTGACCGCCGCATCCCACGCAGCGGTTGGCTGCTGGTTCACCGCCAGCGCCGGCCAACAGAAAGCGACGAGCAGCAATCCCGCAGCAAGCAGGCTCCCCCGCCATTGTCTCCGTTCCATCTTTCCCGCTCCCCCGTATCATCTTCTTTCCACTATTCTTAACGGGAAATTGGAGATACATACCAGTGCGAACCATCCCTGAGCGAATTATTGAAACAGATTCTGCAGCAGCAGGGAATGGCCCAGGTACTCCATAAAAAACTGGGTCACGCCGTGCCCGAGAAAGATGGACAGCAGCATTTGCAGCAGTTTGGCCTGGGCGCTGTCCGGTTTTTTGACGAACAAGTCAAAACGGAACGCCTGCAGCGCCCACCAGCTTGCCGCGATACTGGCAATTGTTAGGATAATATACATGAGAGCGGATACGCCGACTGATCCTACCATTATTCTGTACCTCCAATTCGTTGCCGCGAAACGTCTTTTTCGCATTTTTTCGCATCTGTTCGCCGCATTCCGGAAAGAACTCGGACTGACGAAAAAGAAACCCAAGGTCCGTCGCAGCAGGGGATTGCGCCGCTTTCTCGCCCGTCACAGTGCTTTCCTCCCGGGTACGCGAAAAAGAGAGGGGGAGATTTGTATACAGCCCCTCTCTTTTTCTCAGGCGTTTTTCATTCCTTCCCGGGCAGCAGCATCTCGCCAAAGTCAAACCCGCTGTTCAAGTTGTTGTGGATAAAATCGATCGCCGTGCCGGGCAGGATGCCAAACAGTACGGTCAACACCGCCGCAATCGCCACGACGACAGCCGCACCGGCGGGAAAGACCACGCGTGTTTCCGCCGGACCCGGCCGCATGTACATCTGCCGGATGATTCCAAAATAATAGTAGTACGAAATGACACTGGTGGCAATCATGATCGCCGACAGCCAGTAGTTCTCGTGCCAGAGGGCGCTCCAGAAGATGTAAAACTTGCCGAAGAAGCCGGCGGTGACCGGGATTCCCGCCAGCGACAGCAGGAAGATGGTCATCGCGATGGCGGCAAACGGCGAGCGATGGTACAATCCGGCGAACGCCTTCAGATCTTCCGTCTGCTGCTCACGGGTCACGACCATAATCACGGCAAATGCGCCAAAGCTCATCAGCAGATAGGCAAACAGGTAAAAGATCACCTGTTCAAAGAAGAGCGACGTCAGCGTCACAAACGGTACCAACAGATAACCGGCCTGGGCCACGCCCGAGTATGCCATCATCCGCTTCACGTTGGTCTGCCGCAGCGCCATCGTATTCCCGATGATCATGGAGAGCGCCGCGATGAGGGCGAGAACCAAGCTGAGCTCTTCCATGAAGACCTGCCCGCCTGCCGGTGCCTTGTCCGGGTTGTACAGGCCGATAAAGGCAGTAAACAGCAGGCGAAACACAAGGGCGAAGCCCGCCGTCTTGGACACGGTCGTCAAAAATGCGGTGATCGGCGTCGGCGCTCCCTGATAGACGTCGGGCGCCCACATGTGGTTGGGCACCGTGGAGATTTTAAAACTGAGCCCGACGATCAGACAGGAAAAGGCGATCAGGACCAATAGACCGAATCCGGCATTGTACGCTTCATTCAGCCGCTCGGTAATCAGGTATAGGTTGGTCGTACCGGTCAGCCCGTACAGGTAGGACATCCCGAACAGGGTAAAAGCGGTGGCAATGCTTCCCGTTACGACGTATTTGAATGCCGCTTCATTGGATTGCAGCCTGTGTTTGCGCAGGCCAACCAGCACGTAGGAAGACAGCGACAGCAGTTCCAGACCGATAAACAGCGTCAGCAGATCGGCCGAGGAGGCCATCACCATTGCCCCCAACAGTCCTGTCAGCAGCAGGTAATAGTACTCCCCGCTGTGCCGCACTTCTCCCGACTTCAGATACGGCAGCGAGAGAA contains:
- a CDS encoding DUF1146 family protein; its protein translation is MVGSVGVSALMYIILTIASIAASWWALQAFRFDLFVKKPDSAQAKLLQMLLSIFLGHGVTQFFMEYLGHSLLLQNLFQ
- the nuoN gene encoding NADH-quinone oxidoreductase subunit NuoN produces the protein MEVKDIFSYDWSYLLPEFIILGLATLLSLLDLFMGKQANRAILGWLALAGVVVAGGFVFANIVALDEPLSYMADMLRVDDFGNAFKLLFLGGVAFTLLLSLPYLKSGEVRHSGEYYYLLLTGLLGAMVMASSADLLTLFIGLELLSLSSYVLVGLRKHRLQSNEAAFKYVVTGSIATAFTLFGMSYLYGLTGTTNLYLITERLNEAYNAGFGLLVLIAFSCLIVGLSFKISTVPNHMWAPDVYQGAPTPITAFLTTVSKTAGFALVFRLLFTAFIGLYNPDKAPAGGQVFMEELSLVLALIAALSMIIGNTMALRQTNVKRMMAYSGVAQAGYLLVPFVTLTSLFFEQVIFYLFAYLLMSFGAFAVIMVVTREQQTEDLKAFAGLYHRSPFAAIAMTIFLLSLAGIPVTAGFFGKFYIFWSALWHENYWLSAIMIATSVISYYYYFGIIRQMYMRPGPAETRVVFPAGAAVVVAIAAVLTVLFGILPGTAIDFIHNNLNSGFDFGEMLLPGKE
- a CDS encoding YwmB family TATA-box binding protein, whose product is MERRQWRGSLLAAGLLLVAFCWPALAVNQQPTAAWDAAVTLLESLEASGAQVDQIELRATIEGDVLPAAKYLRTKAETWSSLLQLPAAEELKQDKGTYTMQTQGAFGKANLQLRFVGVPQDSGIRTFLLVKLSGERTALADLEHLYQQVTETLAGQTAIPQFSTCIRGIYNDTLGDDQQEGKVFAVLQYLRARQVERLQDETVLSVSAYTGLWQHSIRTGQHKMNLQIATHADPMGNVTRITAGTPIITTEY